Below is a genomic region from Prunus persica cultivar Lovell chromosome G3, Prunus_persica_NCBIv2, whole genome shotgun sequence.
GTGCGAGAAGGGTTGTCTACTAGTTGTAAACTTACACGTAGGGTAGGGTTGTGCAGGTTTAAGCCGCCTTTTCATTATGGGCCTGGGCCTGGCCCGCTAGTTGCATTGGGTTCCTACAGAAAGTCCTTAAACACTCGATGATATTATCATGGGCCTTGAAAGCCCAAACCCAATCACAAACAAATAAGCAAAGTCTTTCCACTCCGCCAATTTTCAAGCCCATTTATCAAAGAATTATACTTATAGGATGGCAGATCATCCAAAGATAAATGTAGCTGGTAGCCATAACATATCATAGATACGCAAAGAAGTGTGTATGTTCTCTTGCAACTAAATTCATTTGATCTCCATTCCCGTACATAAGGGTAGTTTAGAATATCGTTTTGTCCAAAACCACCTCTTCTTTTTGAAGTGTTGGGTCCCCCCTTAAAACCAAAAGGTTTCCGAATTTGTCTGCCAAGATTTTACAGTTTTGAtattcaagttcaaattcaAGTGGTCAGCTCCAAGATCATTGTCGATGGAAAAGCCAAAGGGTGTAAATAAcacttttgaatgaaatcatgAACAAATTACTTTTGCTTTATAGCATTTCTCTTTTGTAGACAGATCCTGCTAAGTGTAGGCCCAGTTTTTCGATCAAAGAGGACAATACTACATGAAAAAAGTCTCCTCTCCTGTCAGATAGGGTCGTGCACACttcttattatttctttatcaCACCTCAAACTCAAAGTAAAATGGTGCCCACGTTGTCAAATATCCTCGTTATGGGTCCTTCCTTGTGGCAAGGTCaactatttttatattgtCGATCACGTTGAGGCCATTCATCATTATCAGCATGGAAGGTAAAATTGAATCATTGTTCAAATACACTATAAGTAGCATTTTCAACCAGAAAGAGCTTTACTTcaatcaaatttcaattaGCTTCAAATGCCATTGAAGGTAAAATAAGCTAGTAACTACAAAACCAGGTATTTAAAGAACATCTGACATATAATTCTATGTTAACTCACAAAAAACATATTGTCAAAATgctgaaaaaaaataacatgatAATCAGTAATTACCATTCAGAACTACaatattagagagagagagagagagagagagagagagagagagagagagagagagagagagaaatgcaACATAAATACACTTGGACGAAGAACCTGAACTAAAATGCTTCATATTTCACCACAAAGGTGAAAgtaagaaagtgaaatgaaaacCAACTGACATGACTTTATTCCTTGCagcaaattggtcattttagTTGGGCTGCGGAGGAGGGGTAAAGATATACCCTGTTCTGGGGTTAACATTTGGCTCTGGATCTGCATAATCCATCACTGTGATCATTTTCCTGGGCTTTCCATGCGTTTCCTGGTAAACAAACAGACAATTCATTGCTAGGcctccaaaagaaaagaaaaaagaagcccAACACAagtgaagggaaaaagaatcTACCTTTGACACTAGAACTGAAAAATCTTCAAGATCAATAGTCCCCATCAGGTTTCTCCCAAATccttaaagaaagaaacaaatgaatcAAAGTCAGAATTGGTTAATGGGAATTCAAAAACATGAAATGGTGCAATAAAACAGTAGTGATGTTACAGTGTATTGCTTACCatgagagaaacagagagccAGAAGGCAAGAAACTATGAAAACTCTTAAAAACCAAGGACGGCCCATAATTTCCTACACAATTATGGGAAATGGGTAGCTCTCAGAATCTGAATATGAGGTGGGGTTTGATGAGATTTGAGAGCTGCCGAAAGGCTGGGACTTTTGAGTTTCTAGGAAACCGCCTTCCTTAAGCTTCAGATCTGATCAGAAGTTAAATGCCGTAATTATaagttgaaaacaaaacagattTTGCTGTAAAGATAAGAGCCGAAGGCCCCGGATAAAAGTGAGTTGATTCTTTCAAGAATCCTATTTATACTCAACCACCTGACACCAGATTATATCTAGTGcctgaaaaaagaagaggaaaatatCAGATTTTATGTAGAGGATACTTTCGATGATGCCGATAAGAGATAATTCAATATCCCCCAACTGTTACCcattacactttttttttttctatactcttattaataataataataatacgcAAAATGCTtttatcaataaaaaatacaattttcttttctttttctaattggAAGTATGTTTTCCTAATCAATGGGATCTTCTAATTGCCTTTTATGCATGTTAGTGGTTTTGAACTCTTGTTTAGAGACTGTTCAATTATTATTCATCCCTCATTTGAAAGTTGACTTCTTTTTCTGCTTCAAGGTAGAGCTAGTGAAGAAAGTGTAGACTAATTTACGTatctttaaattatataaatggtTCAATTATATCGATATCATCTCAATATGATGTCAGTCGATATTGTTATTGTGTTAAGCATTTTCCAAATAAGCAATGGTTAAAAACAGAGCTGATAATGACTACCACAATGTAGTGATTGCATGTGGATTAATTATGGGTCTATTCAGTTCACACGTGTTAGCGCACACTAATGCTGCCTGCCTTACAAATTTTTAATATCTCCAGCCCAGTTGCCAAggtttcttctttgttcttttaagCCTTTCACTTTCTTTAATCTGcctaacaaacaaacaaatggtGTATAAAAAAGGTGGAAGCCAAGCCATTGGTTTTCTCACTAATAAAAACTCTGTATTTCTTGCTTGTCAGGCAAAGTGAAGCTTCCCGTTCCCTCTGATGAACCTGTCACGTGGTGTTTCTTTATTccttccttttattttctaccttgttcattattttcttttatgatttaccTGCTGGCATTTCAGAAAAAGCATGGCTACAGAATGGACCTTCTATATTTGTCTAGCCATTATTTTGCCAGTTCTTCTGTTTTATTGTTTGATACTCAGTTCAGTTCCTCTGTTGACTAGAAAGTCACATATAGttacaattttgaatttcctCATTGATCCGATTTGTTTTGCCCACTGAATACTGAAAGGAGACAGAAGGGTGTGGAGGGTATGAATCGTTAGGGAAGCCTAATTAAACCATGGGAGGGAACAGCAAAAGAGAACTTCCCTTTTAATTAATACTAATGGATTACAGTCAATatgcactctctctctctctctctctctctctctatatatatatatatggtttaGACTTTGGATTAGCTTAATGACTTGGTTGGAAAGAAACCAGGCAAGTGTAACCCTAATTTACTTGCAGATGGGTTGACCTTTTAAGTCTCAAATCCCAATGATCTACTGTAAAGCTAACCCTAATTTAATAATGTGAAAACTTGTCAAACCAAATCTGTTTTTTCacagaaaatgatgaaatcgattttgggttttggttcTCTTTGTTAACTATAGTAGGAGCCTAGTAATTTTGATAAAGGTTATGGTGCATTCTgacattaattatttatttcgaATACGAGTGATAGTGTAAACTGCGATTTATAAGTCAATGTTATTTTCTATTGGGTTAGACTCCGTTGGTTctaacattatatattatttcataCATATATGAAGTGGCTATTATATTGGTTCCCCTAAATCTCTTGCATACTAAGTATGGACTGATCacaaaattttccaattaaaaacaaagaaatcctATAGGGTTTAGGAACTAATTTAGCATCAGATTAGGAAACTGTGAAGGAGAACCACAACATTGGAGAGGAGATTCATtatgtttgaatttgattaaAGGGCTTCTTCACAAGGACCAATCAAAGCCATGCAATGCATCAAATTATTGAGAGGCCAGAATTTAACGATGCATACCTTCAATAAACTCCACCGACTGTCTAGTTGGGTTTGTATTGGCTCAAATTGACCCCCAACTTCAAGCAGATTTCCCTTTATGCAATTAATTGCAAGATGATAAAATGACAAGACAAAATCCAGGAAAGAGAGGAACAGAGGCTCCATGGCTTCTTCACTTGCATTGGAATTTGCGCCCCAATACCAGCCAACTCGAGCCATCCAAAACTGGTGGCCAACCTTTCTCCAATAGAAATACCACGAAGTATCACTCGGATTTTGGTACATGATCTTAATGTCTTTTACTGCCTAATCAGTAAAACGTGACAAAAATTACTTCCCAAGTACAAATCCAACAATATGGTTTGTTAGTTATTCATGAAATCTGCTTTCCTTTGCTTTTCTATATTGCATTCAAAGATGGAACTTCTTTTGCTGATGGCAATGGCATCAAAAGATGAACATGAAAAAAGcaagcaaaggaaaaagaaaggaaaaggcaacCATTAATAaatggaaaaaggaaaggcCCAAACTGTATGATCAACTTTCCAGCTTTTCGTGCTTTTTGGTTTGAATTCTGTCGAATGGAAAGTGAAATGTACTTGCACTTTCGTGCTTCAATTGACGTCCATCTACAGACGTGGTGGGTCTACAGTGTTTTCCATGCttataaagcttgaaaaataaTCCTAATCTGAAATCAGTAGCCACAGGAACTTGACTATACCTTGGTAAGAGTAGCATATCAACTGTGGTATTTAAGTGGACATTAGACCAAAAGACTGAATCTCTAATTTAAAAAGCACAAAAGAACAGAAAGTGTCACTTGAATCCCCAAGTTATTTAAGTACATCTGGGATTTTGCTACACAAACCTGAACTCTTCTAGTTCTCAATTTTACAAGTAAATATATGTACAAGAACTCAGCAAACCATCTAACTGAAAACAAAATGCAAATATTCATAATAGCACTCGGAGGGGAAAAATCAGTGGCTATTCCAGCTAAAGTAAGATGGCTCAGCTCCTAAGAGAAAAAGGATGGACAATCCTCTCGTCTTCCTCTATTTGACAGCTTTGACATTTGATTTTGCGGCTGAAGCTGGTTAATCAACAAGAACTCTGGGATTAGAAAGGTGGTGTCACATTGTATGGAGCAGTTGAGCATTCCTGAATTGTATGCACCACTTGAAACAAACTACAAATTTGTAAGCTACCAATTTTATGAACTCTCTTGGAAATTGAGTGACCTAGATAATGCTGCTGGATTGGCTTGTAAGACCGGAGAAGCTTCAGTCAGGTGATTCTTTTTATCACCCTTTGGTTGGAAGGCCTTAAAGAGTCCCCCACCGCTAAGTGAATCAGCCTTATCATTCTTAATCCCCAGTGTTGCCCATATAGAGCTTCTTGCAGCTTCTCCCGGGTCATCAATCCTCAATGTCTTTGGAATCCAAAGGCATCTCTCAgcactcttttcttttggtgcctcctcttcctcagagTTATTTTGTTTCACAGTGCTCTCATCCCTCGAATGTTTTCCCAAGGTCGGAGAGTTAGGACCAGAACTTGGAGCAGAGTGGTTTGGAGATGATGGCGGTGGAAGCCAAGGGATATTCCAAGCGCCTTGCACAGCACAACCCCAATAAGCTGCTGCAGGGTAATAGGGCATAGGAAAACCTGGAGGGCAGAAAGCAGGTGGTGTTACTGGAGAGCTCCATTGGGCAGAGTTCCAGGGGTACGGCCAAGGCGCCCCAGGAAAGCATGGTATTTGAGGTGGGAAGCCCTGATAACTCTGCATAACCTGCTCTTGTGACCCAGTTTTGCATGCCTCATCCTTTGAATTTGAATCTGTCACTGTAGATCTATTCGAATGATCATCTCCATTTACTCCACTTCCATAAGAAGCTGGAATCCTTAATCCTTCAGGTTTCTGAAATCCATTATGTGTACCGTTCTGTATATTTTTATCAGCAAGGTGAAGGACAGAAGCCATTGATTCGCAAAGGGGCGCATCCCCGCAAAATGTTAGGACAGTACCATTAGATTTTACTGAAGGATGGTGAACTCCATTCAGAACATCAGTTTGAGCATTCGGCATTGCTTCAGAGACAGTTATGTGGCGATAGTGAGAAGCAGAATTCTTATTCTTCCGACGTCCTGCACCCACAGGCACATTCCTCATGGTCCCACCAGCTGTCCAATATCTCTGGCAGTTCTTGCAGAAGTGCCGGGGTTGGTTGACGTTGTAATTATTGTAgtaacagaacttggtatcCATGCTATTACAGCGGGGGCATGGAAGTATTTTATCTGGTTTCTTCAGGGTCTTTTCTTGTGAATTACTTGTCTCACTCTGTTCTTCTTCagtcttcaaattttttactgTAGCATTCTCCTTCTCAACAGGTGATTTAGGGTTCACACCTACTCTCGATGCTGTATCTGGATTTGTCACCTCTTCCGAAGATAAAGGCGGGATTCCATCTTCCTGTTTAGTCTGCATTGGTTTTTCTCCCGAAGTGTCCTGAATTGACcaaaaatttaattgggaatatGAGTTTCAAAACTAAGTACTGTTAAGATATgataccccaaaaaaaacattattgcATTCacctttatgttttttatgtTATTACAAGATAAAAACTAAACTCTTACTGCTGACATGCTGAACCGACTGAAACAATTAGAGGTAGACTACCTATTGCAATGGCAAAAAAAATAGACTGCATATTGCATGGCTATgttaaaaatcaaattccaagGCTTAGGAAAGAACACACCAGAAAGGTTCCCCATGCCTCTCCATATGATATTaaacctttttaattttattttttgacacAATGGTCTCATCTGCCTTCATTTCAAAGCAGTTTCAATGAATTTGGAGATGAGGGGTTAATGGCATCTTTAGAGAAACATTTAGATTTGAAgtactattatctataatacgAGGGAAAGGAATGAGAACCAATATCTTGTAAACATGTAGAGCCTAAATGAATGCGGCCAAACAAAGGGAGGACTCAACCATCAAAAGCAGTAGCAGCTTTCTTTAAAGATCTGTGTAGCACGTTCAAAGATCTAAGTCACTATGTACTGAGTAAAGCAGCACCAGATATTTATATCTCATCCAAGTAGTGCCTTAGCCACAAAAAGTCTTGGAAGCAGACAGGCTAAAAGTAGAGACAAGTACTGGTTACGAGAAGTCGTGAATTTTTTTGCACAAGTTCCGGGCTGCGATGGTATCATGGTAGGAGGAGAAATGACCTACTTGTTTGGAGAACTAGACTGGCTCAAGGATTTCAATTTCGGAGAACTTTTCTTCAAATCTTTTCAACCCTCAAACAGAAGAAATAACTATAACAAGCTGTGCAAACTACAACTCAACATCctcaatataaatataaaatagcAAAGTTCCAAAAGATAACCTAACCCCAAATTGTCAAAAATCAGAACGAAAATCCATCCATTCAGAAAGATAACGTAAAAGCTCAATTACAATTTCATAAGAAACCAAATATCCAGCAATTGGAAAGCAAACCCATTTGAAATAGCAAAATTTCTAATGAAGTTGAGCACTACATGAGGAAGCTGGTTGCTTGATTAACCACTACCACAAAAGAcatgataaaaaaataattgcttGAATAATCTTATTCCATAAGGATAAGGAACAGCAATctccaaagaaataaaaagaatacgGTCCGGTATGCATGCTTCTAGGTAAAACTTGGTAGCTAATAAGATTAAGAAACCATCTAAGACCcccaaagaagaaaatcaaagcaacCAATATGTTCCAAAAGCATGAACAAGATGCACTTCTTCAAACAAAAGCTCCTAAATTGAAAAGAATCCCATAAAGacccaaaagcaaaaccaTATCAGCAtataaaaaagtcaacaaaagCCTCCAAGCAAGCACAAAACAAAGCAACCCATTAATCCATTTGAGTTTCCAAACAATGGCAGAGACTAAAGATGAAAATTTAGGGTTAACCAAATTTCATACCTTATGATTATTGACCTCTTTCTCTTCCCTGTCTCTGTTGGTATTGACTTCAGGCGAAGAGTTGGAGGAAGAGGCATGGTCCTGATCGACAGTATCTTCAACGAGGGTTCCAGAAGATGGATCCGGTTCAGGAGCTCCGACCGATTCGCCGGAGCTTAAAGGGACCTCCGGCACCGGAATCGTCTTCCCGAAAAGCTTGATCGCTGGGTCCTTTGCCTCCGACATTTTTGCTACGCTTTcgttttttctttatcttttcataaaaaatcgATTCGAAaacttagagagagagagagagaaatcgaCGAGAGATCTGACACGTTGCGTCGTATATGTGAGAGAGTGTGCGTCGTCGTCTTGGTTGATTGTGCGTTTTCCTCAACTGTCTATGCAGGTGCTGTGCCACGTCATCCCCCACAGCAATTCTGAGCCACAAGTTCACTTGTGGCCTTGAAAAGATTTTTGATTCTGTTTTTTCTGTCTTTCCTTTTTGCCCCCTTCCCATCTACTGCACACATATTGGTTTTTGTTTAGTATAAAAGTCACAAAGTTGGATCCAATTTCCACATTAAGTCTTAGTCAGCATCTCCCCTAACACTTTTTGAAAGATTTTGCTAGCGTTAGTTATTTATGCGCCATACAAATCTAAATAACTCGTGTTTAAAAAACAGTTGTGTAGGATTAAAAGACATTGTTGCTAAGTGATTGTACTAGATTGAATATGATGATTTTAATACCATGCCTTATTTTCGTGTAAGATAATATTAGAAAACGagaattattaaattatgttatttttgtgtttgatttAAGGATTCAACTCGACTTTAAAACTCACGTTTGGATCTTCAACGCATTAATTTATGGCATCGGGATTCTatattttgtgtttgaaaTCGATGTAGTTAGATTAATTATCATAACTCTTTTTTAAGATATAACTCCAAAAAGTTCAAATATGAGTGTAAATTAGACAAATATAtagttttctatataaatttatatccTCCATATTTTAGATAAATAATTTGCTCAATTTATGACAAATGGTAGCGTAAAgtctatatatttattttaaaaagaccGAGTTTCCCCGAGTTTCTACGCTCTTTTGCAGTGGTCGCATAAATTGGGCGTAGAAAACCAGGTCTCCGAAAtgaaaagcaagaaaaaagtAGATCAAAAATGCCAAGTCATACCATACTTTTAGTAGACCCCACCTGAAAAAGTAAAGTGAAAAAGTCACCTTACGCCAACCAGACCAGTCCCACTAGTTTGAGCACACGTGTCCAGTCTAGTATACGAGTGAAGCATCTCTTGGAGCCAAGCACCTAAAGAATCTGCTTCTACTGGCTGTGGTTTTCCCTTCCAATGGGGGCATCTTCTCTATTGCTGCCATGTGTTCCCCGCAAATGGAGGAgtacatttttttcattttgaaaatattttttgctcattactttaatttaagaTATACTCTCATTATAATCTCAAAAACGTGTTCAttgatataattataattaattctgtttttttggtatttatgAAACAATAATTATGCCCATAAATACATGTCaaatgttaaaaataataataaaaatacactTTTAATTAAagtgataaataaaaatttcacattttattttttcatatggcCATAGCTGTAGATAAATATAATGTAAACATTTTGAATATCGAATggtggttgttttttttttatgctgacatattgttaaattattctttttttatcgtTAAGAGGACTGCCATATATAAgcttaattttttactttggcctaaaatatttatgatttatttgtttattagtctttttttttgtgtgtgtgtctttatgctgattattattattattattttcaattataaGGCTCTTAGGAATGAATGGAAGTGTTGTGGTTGGTACACATAATTATGTAATCTCTTACGATATTAAAAAAGATGtattatcgcttgtattaaaaaaggaCCTTGATTTGCAAATCAGAGatttcaagttcaaattcCCATAGCATCCTAGTTgcgtgtgtgtgagagagagaaattccCCTCCCTcttaatttagactatcacttgtactcaaaaaaatataatattgaaCCAAGTGTTGTCATTGTTACACATAATTATGTAGTCCACTAAATATAAGGAAGGCATAAGGtgtaaattgaaaatttggatttCTAACAAATTATGGTAAATTAATATGGTGTCAATATGGATGTAAAGGGACGTGCCTACTGTCCTGGCCAACACGCTTAACTTATATTTGttattgagaaattttttttaggaaaaaggagaaagaataaGATATACATTGAGAAGGGACAAGGAGGAAAGTAATCCTACTAGACAACagatatttattgttttcttgtcGACATTAAATTGAGGTGTTTCTTGGGCTTCTTTTGTAGTTTTGTCCATAATTGGGCCACGCTAAATGAAGCATTTGGGCTCTGCTCGGATGCCTATGACCCTGAAATAGAGAAAAATTACCACATCTCCCCCTAGTTTATGCTCTCTGACATTCTGCCACATTTACGGTTTACTAGTTCGGGTAAAAATAATGGGGTTTGAAAATTCCTGGGTCTTTTTCACATAATTATCATGGCGTTtgaattttccctttttctttgagCATTAAGGTTGACCGGTAACATGACTTTTCGTCAAGGTGAAGCACTAAATCTTAAGGCCAACACGGCTCATGGATCCATTTGGTTGACAAATATGCCACTACCTTCCTTGGTGCTTTTGCAACCAAATGTTTTTGGCAATTTCCACTTCCACCAATATGCCAAGCCAAACGCGTAAAGGTTTCCATTTGGTAGTGATGGCAAGTCAAAATTCCTCATTTAGttattgtttcctttttgttttcacttgttTGAGATATTACCCTAGAAAGAAGGTTCTCTACACTTCCTTGAGTAGGCAATCAAATCACTACCTTCGGTTTAAGATATTAATCAAACGAACCTAAGGGCCCGTTTAATGACTTGACCtgaatttgataattttaattaattgagaCTAATACACTAACTATTATTTGATGAAGTTATAAATGCGAGAATTTGACTTATTAATTTAGACAACTGCCACGAAACAAACTCCCGAAAGGGCCTTTCTTCCATCTCATTTAGGCATGTATAAAATTTCCAACTtaaagttaaagaaaaaaaaaattaatttgatgcaAAAACATGCATGTATCAAGATtaagaaaaatgataatattatattatctaATAATTTAACATGTTAtgttattaaataataaatttctgACGTATCTTGAAAGAATAAGTGTGAGGATAAGAGGACAAATTAGTCACCAAAACTTGTTTTACTTTCCATTAATTCGTGATTGGGGGTGACTTGGTCTCTCCCTTGATCAAAGTAACCAAGAggtaaaattcaaaaaaaagaaaacaaaaaaaaggaaaataaggaACAGTGGGCCAAGCCCATTGAACTGCCCCACAAAATCATGCACACATCATTGTGgtagttttttatttcctttgttttcCCACCGGCAAAATTTCAAGCCCATCTGAGAAGTAGCCCACGTAATCCTTACACAACGTGTCGCTTGGGATTTCCATTTCCGTAGCGTGTATAAACGAACCAACCATCTCACTTGCCTACATGAACAATTACaaaggaaggagaagagagagagagcttcctCATAGTTTTACTAGTTCATAGCGGAAGAAAAATGTGATAATATTAACACCAGTAAATGACTCTTCCTTGTCCGCTCTGCTTCCTCTGCTCTTACAACCTTTCAAGCCGGCCTTGCCTCAACCCAATTCACACTGCCAGATTCTCTTAATCCGTTTTCTATCTACCTATATTGATCTCTCAAGTTCTCAGCTCTTTGATTGAATCGGATGCTTGAATTTGAGATGTCAAAATAGGaagatttttggttttgatttggaTGCACCGACGAGTTTTCCGATCGTCTGGTGTAATCGAGTTTTCTGCTTATTCGTTTTGATTTTTCGCGAGGTGGGCCGATCTGTATTTGAAGTCTAGATTGGTCGGTTTGATCTGATTTTGCTGATTGGATTGGTATTCAAAATTCCGGGTTCAATTTGAAATGGTATATTTCCATAGCTCAATATCGGTCTGCAACTCCGTTGACCAACCTACTCCCATGGCGGATTCTATGAGTTTAACCGACCCAGGTGCCAAATCGAAGCAAACCAATCATGTACACAGGGGCAGAAAGATACCCAATTCTCCAAATTGCTCAAAGATACCGGCTTGCCATCGATCTCGATCGGCTGCAATTGATGTTGTGTTGTTTATTGCTGTGGTTGGTGCTTTCGGTTATTTGCTATTCCCATATGTGAAGATTATATCTGTTAAGACCATTGAAATCGTTGGAATTATTATGTATGTACTAAGGGAGGAGGTTTCTCATGCTCCTTTGGTTTATGGATGTATGGGACTTAGCATTTGTTGCGCAGCATTGGCTGCTTGGGCTCTGTTGGCCTGTACCAGTAGGAAATGTGGCAATCCCAATTGCAAGGGCCTTCGAAAGGCCGCTGAATTCGATATTCAGTTGGAGACAGAGGAGTGCGTGAAGAATTCAGCTTCAGTGGTTAAAGATGGAGTTAAGAAGGGCCTATTCGAATTGCCTCGCGATCACCACCGCGAATTGGAAGCCGAACTTAAGAAGATGGCCCCTCCTAATGGCAGAGCAGTGCTCGTCTTTCGGGCAAGGTGTGGGTGTTCTGTTGGTAGATTGGAAGTTCCGGGACCGAAGAAGCTTAAAAAGATCAAGAAGTAGCATAATGTGGTTATCAAACCATAGGGAGGAAAAATTATGAGTACAGGAGTAGTCATAATGCAGAGAAGAGTGCCTTTCTATTGGCTGTCTTCTCGGAACAATGTTGTCTTTAAATAAGCCTAGCTCATGGAATAAGTTGTAAGGATTATATACCCTTGATTATAGTGGGGAATATATAACAATCCCTTATTTAATTTCCTTTCCGTTggttatatgttttttttaaagaactttcttttgttgaatctgaaattttcatttggttcTCCATTGCTGCAGttattccctttttttttctttccctttatAGGATATGATTCTTTTATGAGGTAAGTTTGTCTTCAATGGTTTCTCCACACTACTCACAATCCAATTGCTATGTCCTGACCCTGAAAACGAAAAATTCAGAGTAATGTGTTTGTCCAAGTTCAGTATATCGTTCTTCGATTTGCGATTGGTTAGGGGTTGTGATTAAAATCTCACTAATGACAAATGGTCTGTATAATCTTCAGTTATTGTTGAAACTTAGA
It encodes:
- the LOC18781964 gene encoding uncharacterized protein At5g19025; translated protein: MVYFHSSISVCNSVDQPTPMADSMSLTDPGAKSKQTNHVHRGRKIPNSPNCSKIPACHRSRSAAIDVVLFIAVVGAFGYLLFPYVKIISVKTIEIVGIIMYVLREEVSHAPLVYGCMGLSICCAALAAWALLACTSRKCGNPNCKGLRKAAEFDIQLETEECVKNSASVVKDGVKKGLFELPRDHHRELEAELKKMAPPNGRAVLVFRARCGCSVGRLEVPGPKKLKKIKK
- the LOC18784343 gene encoding cyclic dof factor 2, with protein sequence MSEAKDPAIKLFGKTIPVPEVPLSSGESVGAPEPDPSSGTLVEDTVDQDHASSSNSSPEVNTNRDREEKEVNNHKDTSGEKPMQTKQEDGIPPLSSEEVTNPDTASRVGVNPKSPVEKENATVKNLKTEEEQSETSNSQEKTLKKPDKILPCPRCNSMDTKFCYYNNYNVNQPRHFCKNCQRYWTAGGTMRNVPVGAGRRKNKNSASHYRHITVSEAMPNAQTDVLNGVHHPSVKSNGTVLTFCGDAPLCESMASVLHLADKNIQNGTHNGFQKPEGLRIPASYGSGVNGDDHSNRSTVTDSNSKDEACKTGSQEQVMQSYQGFPPQIPCFPGAPWPYPWNSAQWSSPVTPPAFCPPGFPMPYYPAAAYWGCAVQGAWNIPWLPPPSSPNHSAPSSGPNSPTLGKHSRDESTVKQNNSEEEEAPKEKSAERCLWIPKTLRIDDPGEAARSSIWATLGIKNDKADSLSGGGLFKAFQPKGDKKNHLTEASPVLQANPAALSRSLNFQESS